TTTGTGCTAAGTTGCCACGAGCTGAAGTGTATGTAATAGTATTCATGATAAACCTCCACATTGAACATGTACGTATAGCTGTACCATAACACTAAAAGCATAACAAGTCTATTGTGAGTGGGGAAAAAAGCGAAAAACCGGCTCAGCTTTATTCAGAATGCCGATGTCACACCGCACTCCCGGGACATGCTTATCAACAATCGCTGAAACTTTGGTATAGAAATCCAAGGTCAACGGTTCTATCAGAGATAGTGAACCGGGACCTGGACAATTTTGTCGGTTATGAGTTCTATGCCGCGGCCTCGGTTGACGATAATGCCGAAAGAACACTGCCGGTCTTTGATAAAATTCTCCAGCCCCCGCAGCGACCGGCGCCTGACGGTCGAGTTGAGTTTGATCTCGATGGGAATAATGCCAAAATCCCCTTCAATGATCAGGTCAACTTCGGACTTATCTATGGTTCTATAATAGTTAAATTCCAGCCCGGCAGCCATGGTTGTCTGCAATCCGCGAATAATTTCTTCAATCACAAAACTCTCGAAAGAAAAGCCGGCAACCGGATGCAGCAGGAGGTGGTCAGCATTCGCTATTTTTAGAAAGTAGTGCAGCAGGCCCTGATCCCTGAAAAATCCTTTTTTTGCTTTTTGGACTTTCTTCAGCGAGTTTTTTGTGTAGGGAGCCAAGTTTCTCCAGATAAATGTCTGGTGGATAATATCAAGGTAGTCCTTGACCGTTGAAACGCTTATTTCGAGTGCCCTGGCCATATCGCTCATATTGAGCTGATGTCCGGAGAACTGGGCCAGCAGCGTCAAAAGCCTCCTGAAATTGTGCATTTTAAGCTTGGGAAAGAGGCCCCTGATGTCGCGGGTGATATAATCAGCAACGTAATTTTCTTGCCACTGGCGCAGAAATTCCTGGCGGTGCTCGCTTTCAATCAAAGGTTCAGGAAAACCTCCCTTAAACCAGACATGTACGCTTTGGGATGGCTCGACCACCGGCGGCAACTGGGCAAAATCACCGGCCACGGCATAGCCATCGATCAGCATATTATAGAGTTCAGGAATTTTCCGCTGGTAGAACTCTCCCTGTTTAAAAGGCCACATTTCGACGGTGGCAATTCTTCCGGCCAGGCTTTCCGTAATTGCCTTGACAATATGCGGCGAGCTAGAGCCGGTCAGGATGAAGCGGCCTTTCCGACGGCGGTCGGCATCAACAACCCCTCTTAGAACCCGGAAAAGCTCAGGGTACTGCTGGGCTTCATCAATAATGAGATCATGCTGGTGAAGGGCGAAAAAAGCGGCGGGATCCTCGCTGAGCAGCTGGTAATCGCCAGGACTTTCGAGATCGTAGTACTTCCATTCAGGACGCAACTGCATGGCCAGGGTGGTTTTTCCGCATTGCCTGGCTCCGACAATGGCAACTATCGGAAACATTTCCAGCAAGCGGTTGATTTTTCCCTTGAGATATCGTTTTTTATCCATGATATTTACGATATACTCGTAAGATAAATGTATGTCAAGAAAAATCGCTGCCGAAGGCAGTGTGAAAATTGGGGTCAGGTCTTGCAATCATACAAATAGGTTAACGGTATACGGTATAAGGTTTAAGGTACAAGGTACAAGGGAAAAAATCAGCCACGGCGACATAGACGAACACAGACAAAAAAGCAAAAAAGGTAAAGGACAATGGCAGCGGTTGCTGATGCGGAAAAACCAGCGCCAATTTTCTTTAAATCACCATTATAACGCATGGCCGGCCGCCAACCGATATTTGTGCTGTTTAGCGTAATCAAACATCTGGCTCTCGTACTCGCGACAGGTCAGCGAAAAAAATAACGCATAGAGTTCTCTGCTGCAAGCAAAGAGTAACTTCCCTTTTAATGCCTCGAAGCGAAAAACCGGGTCACATCACTTCCGGGGATTCCAGCCGGCCAGTCTGGCCCACAACCACCAGGCGGCATAGCCTTTGAGATTGCCGTTCAAATCCCGGCTGTGGGCAGCCCCGGAGCGCCACCAGTCAACCCCTTCCGTATGGGAATTCTGCCAGTCATCCGCCCAGTTGCTTCTCCCGCCCTGGTCGTTGTTATAGGAACCTAAGCTGAGCTATTAGCGGTTAGCCATTAGCTTTTAGAAATCAGGGTTTTACGTTGATTAGTAACAAAACCCATCGGGTGAATATGTATAATATTAAATATCTTGTAATTATTGAGCTAATCGCTAAGTGCTAAAAGCTAATCGCTTAATTTAGGGTACAGTAAGGTCACCCCTCATTTTTATAGAAATTCAGAGTTTGTATTTCAATCGCGAACAATCCGGCGGAAACACCTCAAATCCTTCCGACTGGGCGGCACGGGAGAGTCTGTTGTCGAAACAAGCAAATACGAAATCCTCAGGAAGCCTTTCATGGAAGCCATTGTTTCAGCATAAGCAACGAAAGATGTAACAATTTGCGTGGCCGATTTCCATCTGGAGATGACTTCATCTGAACAGATCTCCCTGAAGTATCGTTTTACCAGCGCGCTCGTGTCAAGGTACAGAATCATCAGTCGATCACCGCCGGTCTTCGATTACCATTTCCGAAACGGCTTTTCCCCGGGCTTTTACTGTCGAGATATGGTCTTTCAGGATGCTCCGACTCGGCAACCTGATCAGCCCTCTCTGGATCAAGGGCTCCAGTGCCGCCCGAATAGATTTATCACCGTAGTTTTCCTTCACGATGCGGGCGACAGGCTTTCCCCTGTTAGTGATCAGAATCTCTTCTCCAGCCTTCACCCGGGATAAAAGCCGGCTCAGGTTGTTCTTGACCTCCTTGATTCCCACACTGATCATAAGAGCTCTCCTTTTTAGGAGGCTAAGGGAGGCTAAGGGGACGTTGTTGCTTTATTGATTTAAGTCCTCGGCTGACAATTTGACCGCGTGACCTGTTTACCTTTCTTTTACCCGATAGATGCCATCATGGCTCCTGGCGGCCTTTTTTCTTCCGATACGACGCCGACGTTCTTCCTCATCCCAACCAAATTGCTTTTCTATATACTGATCCAGATAGCAGTTCATTTTTTCCAACAAGCTGATGATACGTTTATTCATCATGTACCCTTCAGGCTTGGGGATAAAGGTTAAAGGCTAAAGGCTAAAGGTTAAAGGCTAAAGGCTAAAGGTTAAAGGCTAAAGGTTAAAGGTTAAAGGCTAAAGGTTAAAGGTTAAAGGTTAAAGGTTAAAGGTTAAAGGTTAAAGGTTAAAAGAAAAGATTTTTCTGCCACAGACGCACGCGGACAGGCACAGACTTCAATCCCCACATTATTCGGCCCGGTCTATTTCATCTCTGAATTTCCTGAAATCGCCCAACCGCTCAGTTGCAAGGTTGTATAATAATCCGGGATCGATCTCTTCATACCGGTGAACGATTAAATTTCTGAACCGCACCATGTCAACATAAGGATTTTGCGATTCCAATACCCCAAGCCGCTCCAGCAACTGCATGGCTTCGGCTGCCGTTGCCACCGGGCCGGCGCCATCAAGAGCAATGATCCGTTCGGCAACATCAATGATGATTTCGACAGCAACCTGGAGGGCGCGCTCGGTCATGGAACGCTTTTCCCAACTTTGAGAAAACTCTTCACAGGAAATCCCCTTAAGGCTCTCCCGCAGCCGCTGAACCTGCTTGTCCAGCAAC
Above is a window of Pseudomonadota bacterium DNA encoding:
- a CDS encoding ATP-binding protein; protein product: MDKKRYLKGKINRLLEMFPIVAIVGARQCGKTTLAMQLRPEWKYYDLESPGDYQLLSEDPAAFFALHQHDLIIDEAQQYPELFRVLRGVVDADRRRKGRFILTGSSSPHIVKAITESLAGRIATVEMWPFKQGEFYQRKIPELYNMLIDGYAVAGDFAQLPPVVEPSQSVHVWFKGGFPEPLIESEHRQEFLRQWQENYVADYITRDIRGLFPKLKMHNFRRLLTLLAQFSGHQLNMSDMARALEISVSTVKDYLDIIHQTFIWRNLAPYTKNSLKKVQKAKKGFFRDQGLLHYFLKIANADHLLLHPVAGFSFESFVIEEIIRGLQTTMAAGLEFNYYRTIDKSEVDLIIEGDFGIIPIEIKLNSTVRRRSLRGLENFIKDRQCSFGIIVNRGRGIELITDKIVQVPVHYL
- a CDS encoding type II toxin-antitoxin system prevent-host-death family antitoxin, producing the protein MISVGIKEVKNNLSRLLSRVKAGEEILITNRGKPVARIVKENYGDKSIRAALEPLIQRGLIRLPSRSILKDHISTVKARGKAVSEMVIEDRR
- a CDS encoding DUF86 domain-containing protein; protein product: MRYNGVIQRKLALLDKQVQRLRESLKGISCEEFSQSWEKRSMTERALQVAVEIIIDVAERIIALDGAGPVATAAEAMQLLERLGVLESQNPYVDMVRFRNLIVHRYEEIDPGLLYNLATERLGDFRKFRDEIDRAE